One genomic window of Saccharomyces cerevisiae S288C chromosome XII, complete sequence includes the following:
- a CDS encoding uncharacterized protein (Novel ORF identified via pan-genome analysis; conserved in other strains of S. cerevisiae), with product MLVVWQKLPKERMRENDKENEREHVKRKIWSAAAPGNKCEERERCKEDEYIQYILAYSKLSAGSIAYSGITATRVKINMVTNDGFGSTVL from the coding sequence ATGCTTGTTGTTTGGCAAAAGTTGCCGAAAGAAAGAATGAGAGAGAACGACAAAGAGAATGAGAGAGAACACGTAAAGCGAAAAATCTGGAGCGCTGCCGCGCCGGGTAACAAGTGTgaagagagagagagaTGTAAGGAAGATGAATACATTCAATACATTCTAGCTTATAGCAAGCTTTCAGCAGGCTCAATTGCTTATAGCGGTATAACTGCAACAAGAGTGAAAATTAATATGGTGACGAACGACGGATTCGGTAGTACAGTGTTATAA
- the NAM2 gene encoding leucine--tRNA ligase NAM2 (Mitochondrial leucyl-tRNA synthetase; also has direct role in splicing of several mitochondrial group I introns; indirectly required for mitochondrial genome maintenance; human homolog LARS2 can complement yeast null mutant, and is implicated in Perrault syndrome) → MLSRPSSRFLSTKRGPGPAVKKLIAIGEKWKQKTTRGLPKQDTLNSGSKYILCQFPYPSGALHIGHLRVYVISDSLNRFYKQKGYNVIHPMGWDAFGLPAENAAIERSINPAIWTRDNIAKMKQQMQSMLANFDWDREITTCDPEYYKFTQWIFLKLFENGLAYRKEAEINWDPVDMTVLANEQVDAQGRSWRSGAIVEKKQLKQWFLGITKFAPKLKKHLNQLKDWPSNVKQMQKNWIGESVGAELVFKVADPKFENLIVFTTRPETLFAVQYVALALDHPIVQKYCEEMPDLKEFIQKSDQLPNDTKEGFQLPNIKAVNPLTKEEVPIFAAPYVVSSYGSAPSAVMGCPGHDNRDFEFWQTNCPGEHIKTCIAPFFDDASKVTEQERQRIIDTVPFTSTDGVLTKECGEHSGVLTVVARKSIMGMLNSEGLSKSVVRYKIRDWLISRQRYWGTPIPIIHCDNCGPVPVPESDLPVKLPELEGLDTKGNPLSTIDEFVNVACPSCGSPAKRETDTMDTFIDSSWYYFRFLDPKNTSKPFDREIASKNMPVDIYIGGVEHAILHLLYSRFIAKFLGSINAWSDPAGIFEPFKKLVTQGMVQGKTYVDPDSGKFLKPDELTFVNDSPDGNTVIIKSNGKVPVVSYEKMSKSKYNGADPNECILRHGPDATRAHILFQSPIADALNWDESKIVGIERWLQKVLHLTKNILSLEKDLAISKDYKTPTDLNDAEVKFHNDFQRFLKSITESFEVNLSLNTVISDYMKLTNILESALKKGEVRNEMIVQNLQKLVTVIYPAVPSISEEAAEMINSQMEWNQYRWPEVERTTESKFKKFQIVVNGRVKFMYTADKNFLKLGRDAVIETLMNLPEGRMYLMNKKIKKFVMKFNVISFLFHK, encoded by the coding sequence ATGCTGTCTCGACCTTCAAGCCGATTCCTATCCACTAAAAGGGGCCCTGGACCTGcagtgaaaaaattaattgcAATTGGGGAGAAATGGAAACAGAAGACAACCCGTGGCTTGCCTAAGCAGGATACTCTGAATAGCGGGTCGAAATATATTCTGTGCCAGTTTCCATATCCTTCTGGGGCGCTTCACATAGGACATCTCCGAGTTTATGTCATTAGCGACTCTTTGAATAGATTTTACAAACAAAAAGGGTACAACGTGATACATCCGATGGGATGGGATGCTTTTGGGTTACCTGCCGAGAACGCTGCTATAGAAAGAAGCATTAATCCGGCCATATGGACTAGGGACAATATTgcaaaaatgaaacaaCAAATGCAAAGTATGCTGGCAAATTTTGATTGGGACAGAGAAATAACTACATGTGATCCCGAATACTATAAATTCACCCAATGGATTTTCTtaaaactttttgaaaatggcTTAGCTTATCGTAAAGAAGCAGAAATTAATTGGGATCCCGTTGATATGACAGTTTTGGCTAATGAACAAGTGGATGCCCAGGGCCGTTCTTGGAGATCAGGGGCTATTGTGGAAAAGAAGCAGCTAAAACAGTGGTTTTTGGGAATAACGAAATTCGCTcctaaattgaaaaagcacTTGAACCAACTGAAGGACTGGCCTTCCAACGTGAagcaaatgcaaaaaaattggatagGCGAATCTGTGGGTGCAGAATTAGTGTTCAAAGTTGCGGACCccaaatttgaaaacttgaTTGTCTTTACAACAAGACCGGAAACTCTTTTTGCTGTACAGTATGTTGCTCTCGCATTAGACCACCCAATTGTACAAAAATACTGCGAGGAAATGCCGGATTTAAAAGAGTTTATACAGAAAAGTGATCAATTACCAAACGATACGAAGGAAGGATTTCAGTTACCTAACATAAAGGCCGTAAATCCCTTAACTAAAGAGGAAGTCCCCATATTTGCAGCTCCATATGTGGTCAGCAGCTATGGTTCAGCACCTAGTGCAGTAATGGGTTGTCCAGGACACGATAACCGAGATTTTGAGTTTTGGCAAACAAATTGTCCTGGTGAACATATCAAGACGTGCATAGCACCTTTTTTTGACGATGCTTCAAAAGTAACTGAACAGGAAAGACAAAGAATAATTGATACTGTCCCGTTCACATCTACTGACGGTGTCCTAACCAAAGAATGCGGAGAACACTCAGGAGTTCTCACTGTAGTGGCAAGGAAATCGATAATGGGGATGTTGAATAGCGAAGGACTGTCTAAGAGCGTCGTTAGATACAAAATTAGAGATTGGCTGATAAGTAGACAAAGATACTGGGGTACTCCAATACCCATCATTCACTGCGACAACTGTGGACCTGTCCCCGTTCCAGAAAGTGATCTACCTGTCAAGCTACCAGAACTTGAAGGCTTGGATACAAAAGGGAATCCGCTGTCCACAATCGATGAATTTGTAAATGTCGCCTGTCCTTCATGCGGGAGCCCTGCGAAAAGAGAAACTGACACCATGGATACTTTTATCGATAGTTCTTGGTATTATTTCAGATTCTTGGATCCCAAAAACACTTCAAAACCATTTGATCGTGAAATTGCAAGTAAAAATATGCCGGTTGATATTTATATTGGTGGAGTAGAACATGCTATCTTACACTTGTTATACTCAAGGTTTATTGCTAAATTTCTCGGATCTATCAATGCATGGAGCGACCCTGCTGGCATCTTCGAACCATTCAAAAAACTGGTGACACAAGGAATGGTTCAAGGGAAAACCTATGTTGACCCCGATTCtggtaaatttttgaagccTGACGAGTTAACCTTTGTAAATGACTCTCCAGATGGCAACACAGTGATTATTAAATCAAATGGCAAGGTTCCGGTAGTCTCTTATGAAAAAATGTCGAAATCTAAATACAATGGTGCAGATCCAAATGAATGTATTTTAAGACATGGACCTGATGCTACGAGAGCACATATCCTCTTCCAAAGTCCAATTGCAGATGCCCTGAATTGGGATGAATCCAAGATTGTTGGTATAGAACGTTGGTTGCAGAAGGTTCTTCATTTGACCAAAAATATTCTCAGTCTCGAGAAGGATTTGGCAATAAGTAAAGACTACAAGACCCCGACCGACTTAAATGATGCAGAAGTGAAATTTCACAACGATTTCCAACGCTTCTTGAAATCAATTACGGAATCATTTGAAGTTAATCTATCGTTAAACACTGTAATATCTGATTATATGAAGCTAACCAATATTTTAGAAAGTGCATTGAAAAAAGGTGAAGTAAGGAATGAAATGATAGTACAGAATTTACAAAAGTTGGTAACCGTTATATATCCTGCTGTCCCGTCAATTTCAGAAGAAGCTGCAGAGATGATCAACTCCCAAATGGAATGGAACCAATACCGCTGGCCAGAAGTTGAGCGCACTACTGAGtccaaattcaaaaagtttcaaattGTGGTAAATGGCAGAGTCAAATTCATGTACACGGCTGAcaaaaactttttgaaattagGTAGGGATGCTGTTATTGAAACTTTGATGAACTTACCGGAAGGGAGAATGTATTTgatgaataaaaaaatcaaaaaatttgtcatGAAATTCAATGTGATTAGTTTCTTATTCCACAAGTAA
- the SEC61 gene encoding translocon subunit SEC61 (Conserved ER protein translocation channel; essential subunit of Sec61 complex (Sec61p, Sbh1p, and Sss1p); forms channel for SRP-dependent protein import; with Sec63 complex is required for SRP-independent protein translocation into the ER; involved in posttranslational soluble protein import into the ER, ERAD of soluble substrates, and misfolded soluble protein export from the ER) has protein sequence MSSNRVLDLFKPFESFLPEVIAPERKVPYNQKLIWTGVSLLIFLILGQIPLYGIVSSETSDPLYWLRAMLASNRGTLLELGVSPIITSSMIFQFLQGTQLLQIRPESKQDRELFQIAQKVCAIILILGQALVVVMTGNYGAPSDLGLPICLLLIFQLMFASLIVMLLDELLSKGYGLGSGISLFTATNIAEQIFWRAFAPTTVNSGRGKEFEGAVIAFFHLLAVRKDKKRALVEAFYRTNLPNMFQVLMTVAIFLFVLYLQGFRYELPIRSTKVRGQIGIYPIKLFYTSNTPIMLQSALTSNIFLISQILFQKYPTNPLIRLIGVWGIRPGTQGPQMALSGLAYYIQPLMSLSEALLDPIKTIVYITFVLGSCAVFSKTWIEISGTSPRDIAKQFKDQGMVINGKRETSIYRELKKIIPTAAAFGGATIGALSVGSDLLGTLGSGASILMATTTIYGYYEAAAKEGGFTKNLVPGFSDLM, from the coding sequence ATGTCCTCCAACCGTGTTCTAGACTTGTTTAAGCCATTTGAATCTTTCCTGCCGGAAGTGATTGCTCCAGAAAGGAAGGTTCCATACAACCAGAAACTTATCTGGACAGGCGTTTCTCTACTGATCTTTTTGATTCTGGGCCAGATTCCGCTGTACGGGATCGTGTCCAGTGAGACTTCCGACCCTCTGTACTGGCTACGTGCCATGCTGGCCTCCAACCGTGGTACTTTACTGGAATTGGGTGTTTCGCCCATCATCACTTCATCTAtgattttccaatttttgcAGGGTACTCAGCTTTTACAAATCAGACCTGAGAGCAAGCAGGACAGAGAGCTGTTCCAAATTGCTCAAAAGGTGTGCGCTATTATTCTGATCTTGGGCCAAGCCCTTGTGGTCGTCATGACAGGTAACTACGGTGCCCCTTCGGACCTCGGATTGCCCATCTGTTTGTTGTTAATCTTTCAATTGATGTTTGCATCGCTGATTGTGATGTTATTAGACGAATTGCTATCTAAGGGTTACGGCTTGGGTTCCGGTATTTCTCTGTTCACGGCAACCAATATTGCCGAACAAATTTTCTGGAGAGCGTTTGCTCCTACTACAGTCAATTCCGGTCGTGGTAAGGAGTTCGAAGGTGCTGTGATTGCCTTTTTCCATCTTTTGGCTGTCAGAAAGGACAAGAAAAGAGCCCTTGTCGAGGCCTTTTACCGTACCAATCTACCTAATATGTTCCAAGTGTTGATGACCGTGGCCATCTTCCTCtttgttttatatttacAAGGCTTCCGTTACGAATTGCCCATCAGGTCAACCAAAGTGAGAGGTCAAATTGGTATCTACCCCATCAAACTCTTTTATACTTCCAACACCCCAATCATGTTGCAGAGTGCATTGACTTCtaacattttcttgatctcTCAAATCCTTTTCCAGAAATACCCAACCAATCCATTGATTCGTTTGATCGGTGTTTGGGGTATCAGGCCGGGCACCCAGGGCCCTCAAATGGCCTTGAGCGGGTTGGCCTACTACATCCAACCATTAATGTCTTTATCCGAAGCTCTTCTGGACCCTATCAAGACCATCGTCTACATCACATTTGTTCTTGGTTCATGCGCAGTATTTTCCAAGACATGGATCGAAATCTCCGGCACTTCCCCACGTGACATTGCCAAACAATTCAAAGATCAAGGCATGGTCATTAACGGTAAGAGAGAAACCTCCATTTACAgagaattgaagaagatcatTCCAACTGCTGCTGCTTTCGGCGGTGCTACCATCGGTGCTCTTTCTGTTGGCTCCGACCTACTAGGTACTTTAGGTTCTGGGGCATCCATTTTGATGGCTACTACCACCATCTACGGCTACTACGAAGCTGCCGCCAAGGAAGGTGGGTTTACTAAGAACCTCGTTCCAGGATTTTCTGATTTGATGTga
- the CSR1 gene encoding Csr1p (Phosphatidylinositol transfer protein; has a potential role in regulating lipid and fatty acid metabolism under heme-depleted conditions; interacts specifically with thioredoxin peroxidase; may have a role in oxidative stress resistance; protein abundance increases in response to DNA replication stress) — protein sequence MSFDRQLTEDQEVVLKQIWTHLFHLWQVPVDGTHIFPNNSLHSSSTPAKKKKSSWFSKLQSSDHTQDSSEAAEAAHLYEKGKIHKALANLDPQTTKKQFWHDIKNETPDATILKFIRARKWNADKTIAMLGHDLYWRKDTINKIINGGERAVYENNETGVIKNLELQKATIQGYDNDMRPVILVRPRLHHSSDQTEQELEKFSLLVIEQSKLFFKENYPASTTILFDLNGFSMSNMDYAPVKFLITCFEAHYPESLGHLLIHKAPWIFNPIWNIIKNWLDPVVASKIVFTKNIDELHKFIQPQYIPRYLGGENDNDLDHYTPPDGSLDVHLKDTETRAMIEKEREELVEQFLTVTAQWIEHQPLNDPAYIQLQEKRVQLSTALCENYSKLDPYIRSRSVYDYNGSLKV from the coding sequence ATGTCCTTTGATAGACAGTTGACCGAAGACCAGGAGGTCGTCCTTAAGCAAATTTGGACACACCTTTTCCATCTGTGGCAAGTTCCCGTGGATGGAACTCATATTTTCCCTAATAACTCCCTCCACTCCTCGTCCACCCCTGctaagaagaagaaatcatcCTGGTTTAGCAAGCTTCAGTCCTCAGACCATACACAGGACTCCAGCGAAGCCGCTGAAGCGGCACACCTCTATGAAAAGGGCAAGATACACAAGGCACTAGCCAATCTAGACCCGCAAACGACCAAGAAGCAGTTCTGGCACGATATCAAGAATGAAACTCCAGACGCCACCATTTTGAAGTTTATCAGAGCCAGAAAGTGGAACGCAGACAAGACCATCGCCATGTTGGGTCACGATTTGTACTGGCGCAAGGACACTATTAACAAGATCATAAACGGTGGCGAAAGAGCTGTGTATGAGAATAACGAGACCGGTGTCATTAAGAACCTGGAATTGCAAAAGGCCACCATCCAGGGTTACGACAATGACATGAGGCCAGTCATCCTTGTGAGACCTAGATTACATCATTCTTCCGACCAAACTGAACAGGAGCTGGAAAAATTCTCCCTGTTGGTCATCGAGCAATCAAagcttttcttcaaagaaaactacCCCGCATCCACCACCATCTTGTTCGATCTGAACGGGTTCTCCATGTCCAATATGGACTATGCCCCCGTCAAGTTTCTAATCACTTGTTTTGAGGCTCACTACCCGGAATCTTTGGGCCATCTACTTATCCATAAGGCCCCTTGGATCTTTAACCCGATTTGGAACATCATCAAGAATTGGCTGGATCCGGTCGTCGCGTCCAAGATTGTTTTCACTAAGAATATCGACGAATTGCACAAGTTTATCCAACCCCAATACATCCCTAGGTATCTGGGCGGAGAAAATGACAATGATTTGGATCATTACACTCCACCAGATGGCTCTTTGGACGTCCATCTGAAAGACACCGAGACTCGCGCTATGATCGAAAAGGAGAGAGAAGAATTGGTCGAACAATTCTTGACTGTCACTGCCCAATGGATTGAACACCAGCCATTGAACGATCCAGCATACATTCAACTGCAGGAGAAAAGAGTACAACTTTCCACCGCTCTTTGTGAAAACTACTCCAAGTTAGATCCGTACATCAGATCAAGATCCGTTTATGACTACAATGGTTCTCTAAAAGTTTGA
- the CTF3 gene encoding Ctf3p (Outer kinetochore protein that forms a complex with Mcm16p and Mcm22p; may bind the kinetochore to spindle microtubules; required for the spindle assembly checkpoint; orthologous to human centromere constitutive-associated network (CCAN) subunit CENP-I and fission yeast mis6): protein MSLILDDIILSLTNANERTPPQALKTTLSLLYEKSKQYGLSSPQLQALVRLLCETSIIDTVTKVYIVENCFLPDGYLTKELLLEIINHLGTPTVFSRYRIQTPPVLQSALCKWLVHVYFLFPVHSEREHNISSSIWLHLWQFSFLQKWITPLVIWQATTPVDVKPWKLSIIKRCAMHPGYRDAPGSATLILQRFQCLVGASSQITESIITINCNRKTLKSHRNLKLDAHFLSILKRILSRAHPANFPADTVQNTIDMYLSEIHQLGADSIYPLRLQSLPEYVPSDSTVSLWDVTSLEQLAQNWPQLHIPNDVDYMMKPSLNSNVLLPRKVMSRDSLKHLYSSIILIKNSRDESSSPYEWCIWQLKRCFAHQIETPQEVIPIIISVSSMDNKLSSRIIQTFCNLKYLKLDELTLKKVCGGILPLWKPELISGTREFFVKFMASIFMWSTRDGHDNNCTFSETCFYVLQMITNWVLDDKLIALGLTLLHDMQSLLTLDKIFNNATSNRFSTMAFISSLDILTQLSKQTKSDYAIQYLIVGPDIMNKVFSSDDPLLLSAACRYLVATKNKLMQYPSTNKFVRMQNQYIMDLTNYLYRNKVLSSKSLFGVSPDFFKQILENLYIPTADFKNAKFFTITGIPALSYICIIILRRLETAENTKIKFTSGIINEETFNNFFRVHHDEIGQHGWIKGVNNIHDLRVKILMHLSNTANPYRDIAAFLFTYLKSLSKYSVQNS, encoded by the coding sequence ATGAGTCTTATACTAGATGATATCATCCTCTCACTAACGAATGCTAACGAACGAACGCCACCACAGGCCCTTAAAACCACTTTAAGCCTGCTATAcgaaaaatcaaaacaataTGGTCTTTCTTCGCCGCAACTACAAGCACTTGTAAGGTTACTCTGTGAAACTTCCATAATAGACACAGTTACAAAAGTGTACATCGTCGAAAATTGCTTTTTACCTGATGGCTACTTGACGAAGGAACTTCTTTTGGAGATTATTAACCATCTCGGTACGCCAACGGTATTCTCTAGATATCGCATACAAACGCCTCCGGTCCTACAATCTGCGTTGTGCAAATGGTTAGTGCATGTTTATTTCCTATTTCCTGTACATTCAGAACGAGAACACAATATATCCAGTTCTATCTGGTTACATTTATGGCAATTCTCGTTCTTACAGAAGTGGATAACTCCCCTGGTTATTTGGCAAGCCACGACGCCCGTTGATGTCAAACCTTGGAAGTTGTCTATTATCAAGAGATGCGCTATGCATCCAGGTTACCGGGACGCTCCCGGTAGTGCGACGCTTATTTTGCAACGATTTCAATGTCTCGTGGGCGCATCCAGTCAGATTACTGAATCAATAATTACCATCAATTGCAATAGAAAGACTTTGAAAAGTCATCGAAACTTAAAATTGGATGCGCATTTCCTAtccattttgaaaagaatattatcCAGAGCACATCCCGCTAATTTTCCCGCTGACACTGTCCAAAACACAATTGACATGTACTTGAGTGAAATTCATCAATTAGGTGCTGATTCTATATACCCACTTCGACTTCAATCACTTCCAGAATATGTTCCCTCTGACAGTACGGTCTCTCTTTGGGATGTCACTTCATTGGAACAATTAGCTCAAAACTGGCCACAATTGCATATTCCCAATGATGTAGATTACATGATGAAGCCATCTTTAAACAGCAATGTTTTACTGCCGCGAAAAGTCATGTCTAGGGATTCTCTCAAACACTTGTACTCTAGTATCATTCTCATTAAAAATAGCCGCGATGAGTCGTCATCACCATACGAATGGTGCATTTGGCAATTGAAGCGATGCTTTGCACATCAGATAGAGACTCCGCAAGAAGTTATTCCCATTATTATTTCGGTGTCCTCAATGGATAATAAACTGTCTTCTCGCATTATTCAAACGTTTTGTAATTTGAAATACTTAAAACTCGATGAGCTTACGTTGAAAAAGGTTTGTGGCGGAATCTTGCCATTATGGAAGCCTGAACTAATCAGTGGTACAAGGGAATTTTTCGTTAAGTTTATGGCCAGTATTTTTATGTGGAGTACACGAGATGGTCACGACAATAATTGCACATTTTCTGAAACTTGTTTTTACGTTTTACAAATGATTACAAACTGGGTTTTAGATGATAAATTGATAGCACTCGGGTTGACACTACTGCATGACATGCAAAGCCTGCTAACTTTGGACAAAATCTTTAACAATGCTACTTCAAACAGATTTTCTACGATGGCTTTCATCAGCTCGTTAGATATTTTAACTCAACTGTCGAAACAAACGAAGTCGGATTATGCGATCCAATATTTGATTGTGGGCCCTGACATCATGAATAAAGTGTTCAGTTCGGACGATCCTTTGCTATTATCAGCTGCGTGCAGGTACTTGGTTGCTacgaaaaataaattgaTGCAATACCCGTCAACAAACAAATTCGTTCGGATGCAGAACCAATATATCATGGATTTGACAAATTATCTTTACAGGAATAAAGTTCTGTCATCCAAAAGTTTGTTTGGAGTCTCACCAGATTTCTTTAAGCAGATTTTGGAGAATCTTTATATCCCAACTGCAGACTTCAAGAACGCTAAATTTTTCACGATAACTGGTATACCAGCGCTATCCTACAtatgtattattattctaAGACGACTGGAAACGGCcgaaaataccaaaataaaattcacCAGTGGGATCATAAATGAAGAGACGTTTAACAATTTCTTTCGAGTTCATCATGATGAGATTGGCCAGCATGGTTGGATAAAGGGCGTTAATAACATTCACGACTTGAGAGTAAAGATTTTAATGCATTTGAGTAACACTGCTAATCCATATAGAGACATTGCAGCATTCTTGTTTACATATTTGAAGAGTCTCTCAAAGTATAGCGTTCAAAATTCTTAG